ATATGAACATGACAAATTCTAAGTGTCTACTTTATGAGGGCAATGAGGAGACTATGAATCATTTATTTGGTTATTGtccatttatttagtaaattaaactttttttatttagtaaattaaaattttgaactgatatatttttttaattttaaaagttaatatggaaaagaatattttgtttttgaatttaaaattttaacgtgtcaaaccaatattttattttttaatttagaaaaattcaattattttatttttaaatttagaaagttaatttattgaattaatatttttttttaatattttatacaaactaAACATATGTGTCAatccattattttaataatatatatttaaaatatttttattattattttattaaatataaaaattaaaatttattatttttcaagcatataaattcaatttgaatgaaaaatgtAAATTTCAACTCCATTTTCATACCATTAATGTAGATTTGTTTTATTCTCATTGTGTTTTACCTTAAATAATTGACCTACTTTTTTTATCCAATGAGTATTAAAATATCTATCTAGTAAAAAAACACCATATCAAACAAGacaacatttatttaaatataaagattGCTTTTGCTCATATCCATGTACTCCATATAAAGTCActcccttcttcttcttctacttcatCTCTCCCAATCGACTGTCAAGTGTGAACACTCTCTGGTTAATCTTCTTCACCatttcctctctctctctctacaatgTCGTCGTCGGAGAGAGCCATTATCTTCTTCACTCTCTGCATTTTCTATTCTTTCACCTTTACCCATTCAAAAACCACCATTCTCGACGTATCATCCTCGATTCAGaaaaccctagatttcttcACTCTCAACCAATCAGCTATACGAAACCCCGTCCTTCATCAACAGAGAAACTCATATTCTCTTTCTTTCGACCTACATTCTCGCTCCTCTCTTCACCGACCTCATTACAACGACTACAAATCCCTCACCTTAGGTCGCCTTCACCGCGACAATATCCGAGTCAAATCACTACAAACTCGATTAAACCTAGCAATTAGAGGAATCACTCACTCAGATCTAAAGCCAATCGAAACAGATTCAAATCTAGAAACGCCAGTAATTTCCGGTACAAGTGAAGGAAGCGGCGAGTATTTCACACGAATCGGAATCGGTCAACCGGCGAAAGAAGTTTACATGGTGATCGATACAGGAAGTGACGTAAACTGGATACAATGTTCTCCCTGCGCCGATTGTTATCAACAAACCGATCCAATCTTCGAACCGTCTTCTTCCTCATCGTACTCACCTCTTACATGTGATACAGTTCAATGTAGATCGCTCGACGTTTCCGAATGTCGCACCGGCGATTGTCTCTACGAAGTTTCCTACGGCGACGGATCATATACAGTCGGCGATTTCGTGACGGAAACGATCTCTTTCGGTAGAATGAATCAAGTTAATCGAATCGCAATCGGTTGCGGTCATAATAACGAAGGTTTATTCGTCGGCGCCGCTGGATTAATCGGTCTCGGCGGTGGTTCTTTATCATTTCCTTCTCAAATTAAAGCTTCAAGTTTAACTTATTGTTTAGTAGATCGCGATTCCGATTCCGCTTCAACTTTGGAATTCAATTCCATAATCCCTCCTTACGCCGTAACCTCTCCGATGCTTCGTAATCCGAAGTTTCAAACCTTCTACTACGTTAACCTAACGGGTTTCATGGTCGCCGGCGAGGAGATATCAATAGATCGATCGATTTCTGAGATTGACGGTAACGGCGAGGGAGGAATTATATTGGATTCCGGTACGGCGGTGACGAGATTAGAGACGGCGGCGTATAATGCGATTCGAGATGAGTTTTTGAAAGGGACGAAAGGATTGAAGAGAGTGAATGGAGTGGCGTTGTTTGATCTTTGTTATGATTTGTCGATGATGAAGAGTGTGAATGTTCCGAAATTAGGGTTTGTGTTTTCGAATGGGAAGGTTTTGGATTTGCCGGCGAAGAATTATTTGATAGCGGTTGATTCGGTCGGGACTTTTTGTTTTGCGTTTGCTCCAACCACTGCTTCGTTGTCGATTATTGGGAATGTGCAGCAGCAAGGGATACGTGTCACTTTTGATATGGGTAATTCTCTCATTGGATTCTCGGTGAATAACTGCTGAAAAAAaggatttttaatttatttgctgTTGGATTTTGGGACCGCTTTAGACAAGTCtgtctttattattattattattattttttgtatagtaattttttttttattttagatttggaATCTAACTTTATGTATTGTGGTTAAAAAGTGATCTGTTATGTCAGTTAAATGTAGTTATTTGTTGTATGACAGTTGGTTTTTCTACCTTAAAAACTagtcacaaaatataaaatatgtggaTTT
This genomic window from Impatiens glandulifera unplaced genomic scaffold, dImpGla2.1, whole genome shotgun sequence contains:
- the LOC124917953 gene encoding protein ASPARTIC PROTEASE IN GUARD CELL 1-like, coding for MSSSERAIIFFTLCIFYSFTFTHSKTTILDVSSSIQKTLDFFTLNQSAIRNPVLHQQRNSYSLSFDLHSRSSLHRPHYNDYKSLTLGRLHRDNIRVKSLQTRLNLAIRGITHSDLKPIETDSNLETPVISGTSEGSGEYFTRIGIGQPAKEVYMVIDTGSDVNWIQCSPCADCYQQTDPIFEPSSSSSYSPLTCDTVQCRSLDVSECRTGDCLYEVSYGDGSYTVGDFVTETISFGRMNQVNRIAIGCGHNNEGLFVGAAGLIGLGGGSLSFPSQIKASSLTYCLVDRDSDSASTLEFNSIIPPYAVTSPMLRNPKFQTFYYVNLTGFMVAGEEISIDRSISEIDGNGEGGIILDSGTAVTRLETAAYNAIRDEFLKGTKGLKRVNGVALFDLCYDLSMMKSVNVPKLGFVFSNGKVLDLPAKNYLIAVDSVGTFCFAFAPTTASLSIIGNVQQQGIRVTFDMGNSLIGFSVNNC